One segment of Streptomyces sp. XD-27 DNA contains the following:
- a CDS encoding LacI family DNA-binding transcriptional regulator: protein MTAAGKHQVSGSTGRRLGRAGIRDVAAAAGVSITTVSDALNGKGRLPDATRRHVREVADRLGYRPSAAARTLRTGKSGLIGLTVTTYGDEPFTFTEFAYFAEMARAATSAALARGYALVILPATSRHDVWSNVALDGTVVIDPSDQDPVVTELLRQGIPVVSDGRPAGTLPVTAWVDNDHEAAVAGLLDHLAEAGARRIGLLTGTTTDTYTRLSTTAYLNWCERVGQDPVYEEYPAHDPCAGAVAADRLLARPDRPDAVYGLFDPNGTDLLAAARRYGLRVPDDLLLVCCSESAVYANTDPPITTLSLKPRRIGTAVVQLLIDAIEGHDAGRPVEQVIPTELMVRTSSQRRSPRTTISPPRGPTGE from the coding sequence ATGACAGCAGCAGGGAAGCACCAGGTGAGCGGGTCGACCGGCCGCCGGTTGGGGCGGGCGGGCATCAGGGACGTGGCCGCCGCGGCCGGCGTCTCGATCACGACTGTCTCCGACGCGCTCAACGGCAAGGGCCGGTTACCGGACGCCACCCGCCGCCATGTCCGCGAGGTCGCCGACCGGCTCGGCTACCGCCCGTCCGCCGCGGCCCGCACGCTCCGCACCGGCAAGTCGGGCCTGATCGGGCTGACCGTGACCACGTACGGGGATGAACCTTTCACCTTCACGGAGTTCGCGTACTTCGCCGAGATGGCGCGCGCCGCGACCTCCGCCGCGCTGGCCCGCGGTTACGCCCTGGTCATCCTGCCCGCCACCTCCCGGCACGACGTGTGGTCCAACGTCGCCCTCGACGGCACCGTCGTCATCGACCCCTCCGACCAGGATCCGGTCGTCACCGAGCTGCTCCGCCAGGGCATCCCCGTGGTCAGCGACGGCCGCCCGGCCGGCACGCTCCCGGTCACCGCCTGGGTCGACAACGACCACGAGGCCGCCGTCGCCGGCCTGCTCGACCATCTCGCCGAGGCCGGCGCCCGCCGGATCGGCCTGCTCACCGGCACCACCACCGACACCTACACCCGGCTGTCCACCACCGCGTACCTGAACTGGTGCGAGCGGGTCGGCCAGGACCCGGTGTACGAGGAGTACCCGGCCCACGACCCCTGCGCCGGGGCGGTCGCCGCCGACCGGCTGCTCGCCCGCCCCGACCGCCCCGACGCGGTCTACGGCCTCTTCGACCCCAACGGCACCGACCTGCTCGCCGCCGCCCGCCGCTACGGTCTGCGCGTCCCCGACGATCTGCTGCTCGTGTGCTGCAGCGAGTCCGCCGTGTACGCCAACACCGACCCGCCCATCACCACCCTGTCCCTCAAGCCGCGCCGGATCGGCACCGCCGTCGTCCAGCTGCTGATCGACGCCATCGAAGGACACGACGCCGGGCGCCCCGTCGAGCAGGTGATACCGACCGAGCTGATGGTCCGCACCTCCTCGCAGCGCCGCTCACCGCGCACCACCATCAGCCCGCCACGCGGCCCGACGGGAGAATGA
- the hisC gene encoding histidinol-phosphate transaminase, which translates to MSDKSPKLRAALDGIPTYKPGKPAAEGGPAAFKLSSNENPYPPLPGVLESATRAAASFNRYPDLMCSGLMAELSERFEVPVTHLATGTGSVGVAQQLVQATSGPGDEVMYAWRSFEAYPIIAQVSGATSVRVPLTDAEVHDLDAMAAAITDRTRLIFVCNPNNPTGTVVRRAELERFLDRVPSDVLVVLDEAYKEFIRDEQVPDGIELYRDRPNVCVLRTFSKAYGLAGLRVGFAVAHEPVAAALRKTAVPFGVSQLAQDAAVASLRSEDALRERVDALVAERTRVVAALAAQGWTVPETQANFVFLRLGDRTQDFAAACEKAGVVVRPYGDEGVRTTIGEVEANDIFLRAAEEFRAQL; encoded by the coding sequence GTGTCTGACAAGAGCCCCAAGCTGCGTGCTGCGCTGGACGGCATCCCCACCTACAAGCCGGGCAAGCCCGCCGCCGAGGGCGGCCCCGCGGCCTTCAAGCTGTCCTCCAACGAGAACCCCTACCCGCCGCTGCCGGGCGTGCTGGAGAGCGCCACCCGAGCCGCCGCCTCCTTCAACCGCTACCCCGACCTGATGTGCAGCGGTCTGATGGCCGAGCTCTCCGAGCGCTTCGAGGTGCCCGTGACGCATCTGGCCACCGGCACCGGCTCGGTCGGTGTCGCCCAGCAGCTCGTCCAGGCCACCTCGGGCCCCGGCGACGAGGTGATGTACGCGTGGCGGTCCTTCGAGGCGTACCCGATCATCGCCCAGGTCTCGGGCGCCACCTCGGTGCGGGTGCCGCTGACCGACGCCGAGGTCCACGACCTGGACGCGATGGCCGCCGCGATCACCGACCGGACCCGGCTGATCTTCGTCTGCAACCCCAACAACCCCACCGGCACCGTGGTGCGCCGCGCGGAGCTGGAGCGCTTCCTGGACCGGGTGCCCTCGGACGTGCTGGTGGTGCTGGACGAGGCGTACAAGGAGTTCATCCGCGACGAGCAGGTGCCGGACGGCATCGAGCTGTACCGGGACCGGCCGAACGTCTGCGTGCTGCGCACCTTCTCCAAGGCCTACGGCCTGGCCGGGCTGCGGGTCGGCTTCGCCGTGGCCCACGAGCCGGTCGCGGCGGCGCTGCGCAAGACGGCGGTGCCGTTCGGGGTGAGCCAGCTGGCGCAGGACGCGGCGGTCGCCTCGCTGCGCAGCGAGGACGCGCTGCGGGAGCGGGTGGACGCGCTGGTGGCGGAGCGGACCCGGGTCGTCGCGGCGCTCGCCGCGCAGGGCTGGACGGTGCCGGAGACGCAGGCGAACTTCGTGTTCCTGCGGCTGGGGGACCGTACGCAGGACTTCGCCGCGGCGTGCGAGAAGGCGGGCGTGGTCGTCCGCCCGTACGGGGACGAGGGAGTGCGGACGACGATCGGCGAGGTCGAGGCGAACGACATCTTCCTCCGGGCGGCGGAGGAGTTCCGCGCCCAGCTGTAG